One stretch of Arachis hypogaea cultivar Tifrunner chromosome 20, arahy.Tifrunner.gnm2.J5K5, whole genome shotgun sequence DNA includes these proteins:
- the LOC112786318 gene encoding L-arabinokinase-like: MNFARYCAYNIAIIHNMVAIKMGMKQQEEYDGDGAAAVSSTQKMVFAYYVTGHGFGHATRVAEVVRHLILAGHDVHVVTAAPEFVFTNEVHSPRLFFRKLVLECGAVQSDALTVDPLATLERYTEETVKPRAGILVKEAEWLKFINADLVVSDVVSTVCRVAADVGIPSVCVANFSWDIIYLDYVMAAGPDSRSIVLQIAEDYSNCNFLIRLPGYCPMPAFRNVIDVPLVVRRLYKSTEEVREELGIADNVKLVILNFGGQPSELKLKEEFLPSGWLCLVCGASDTQDLPANFKKLPKNVYTPDIIAASDCMIGKLGYGSVSEALAYKCPFVFHYQGGIEMSRNDLLSGHWKPYLERAMSLKPCYEESINGGEVATQILQEIALGKYHASVNHSEAKRSCDAAVPDDQRRRAIGQDDILIPEWFFMEMLKVFQDTSLL; encoded by the exons atgaacttCGCCCGCTACTG tgCATATAACATTGCAATTATTCATAATATGGTAGCGATTAAAATGGGGATGAAGCAGCAGGAAGAGTATGATGGCGATGGTGCTGCTGCTGTTTCTTCCacacagaaaatggtgtttgctTACTATGTCACTGGTCATGGATTTGGCCACGCAACTCGTGTTGCGGAG GTGGTGAGGCATCTAATCCTTGCTGGTCATGATGTTCATGTGGTCACTGCTGCTCCTGAATTTGTTTTCACCAACGAAGTGCATTCTCCTCGCTTATTCTTTCGCAAG TTGGTTTTGGAGTGTGGAGCTGTTCAATCAGATGCTTTGACAGTCGATCCCCTTGCCACTTTGGAGAGG TATACTGAGGAAACAGTGAAGCCCCGTGCTGGTATCTTGGTAAAAGAAGCAGAGTGGCTGAAATTCATCAATGCTGACTTAGTg GTATCTGATGTTGTCTCCACTGTATGTCGTGTAGCAGCCGATGTTGGTATACCCTCTGTTTGTGTGGCCAATTTCAG TTGGGACATCATCTATCTGGATTATGTCATGGCTGCTGGACCTGATTCTCGTTCGATAGTTTTGCAG ATAGCTGAAGACTATTCTAATTGCAATTTCCTTATCCGCCTTCCAGGATATTGCCCAA TGCCCGCTTTTCGCAATGTTATTGATGTGCCTCTTGTTGTGAGGAGGCTGTATAAATCCACAGAAGAG GTGAGGGAAGAACTAGGGATAGCAGACAATGTGAAACTAGTCATTCTCAACTTTGGTGGCCAG CCATCAGAATTGAAACTGAAGGAGGAGTTTTTGCCTTCTGGTTGGTTGTGCCTG GTTTGTGGTGCTTCTGACACTCAAGACCTTCCTGCAAACTTCAAAAAACTTCCCAAAAATGTTTATACACCTGATATTATTGCAGCATCTGACTGCATGATCG GAAAACTTGGATATGGCAGTGTGAGTGAAGCCCTGGCATACAAGTGTCCTTTTGTCTTT CATTATCAAGGTGGCATTGAAATGAGTAGGAATGATTTACTCTCTGGTCATTGGAAACCTTATCTTGAACGGGCAATGAGTTTGAAGCCATGCTATGAAGAAAGCATCAATGGTGGGGAG GTGGCAACCCAGATCTTGCAGGAGATTGCTTTGGGAAAATATCATGCTTCAGTCAAT CATAGCGAGGCAAAAAGATCGTGTGATGCCGCAGTTCCAGATGATCAACGACGAAGAGCCATTGGTCAAGATGATATTTTGATCCCAGAATG GTTCTTCATGGAAATGTTGAAGGTTTTCCAAGATACCTCTTTGCTTTGA
- the LOC112784439 gene encoding uncharacterized protein encodes MDPTMKQFQQKLTEVELEAELLLLARHKMVENDKLRNGNREALTALRKRARTTKTSVPTPFESMMKGVTGTRSRPLVQEVCNTCGNHDSFEKTWMMFPGTDMFASIPFHAAHTILETDQPRLDFEAKKLQSIVKEKSLLISETGALADKIGPGVVRSLVTLNDKSK; translated from the exons ATGGATCCCACCATGAAACAATTCCAACAAAAATTAACAGAAGTGGAACTGGAAGCCGAGCTTCTTCTTTTGGCCCGGCATAAG ATGGTTGAGAATGATAAATTGAGAAATGGGAACAGAGAAGCACTGACTGCATTAAGGAAGAGGGCTCGGACAACCAAGACTAGTGTTCCGACTCCTTTTGAATCGATGATGAAGGGAGTCACAGGGACGAGGTCAAGACCCTTGGTGCAAGAAGTGTGTAACACCTGTGGTAACCATGATTCATTCGAGAAGACATGGATGATGTTTCCAGGAACTGATATGTTTGCCAGCATCCCATTCCATGCTGCCCACACTATCTTGGAAACAG ATCAACCTCGACTTGACTTCGAGGCAAAAAAGCTACAGAGCATAGTGAAGGAAAAATCATTACTTATTTCAGAGACAGGTGCCCTTGCTGATAAGATAGGACCAGGCGTGGTTAGATCTCTTGTAACCTTAAACGACAAGTCAAAGTAA